The Apium graveolens cultivar Ventura chromosome 11, ASM990537v1, whole genome shotgun sequence genome has a window encoding:
- the LOC141695180 gene encoding uncharacterized protein LOC141695180 isoform X2 yields MRLVVEMVLNGKIQENRNYNDGGTSNGYSTSSGHQHGNFGSIHSHNSPNRFYVSRAPVIAPPGFSGSTRAPPPCYTSVERMEQAFDINSGGKERLLIHRTSFPMQLKKGKLL; encoded by the exons ATGCGTTTGGTGGTGGAAATGGTTCTGAATGGTAAAATACAG GAAAATAGAAACTATAATGATGGTGGCACTAGCAATGGTTATTCTACTTCGAGTGGCCATCAACATGGTAATTTTGGAAGCATCCATTCGCATAATTCACCTAACAGGTTTTATG TTTCCAGAGCACCTGTAATAGCTCCTCCTGGATTTTCAGGGTCTACTAGAGCTCCACCTCCATGCTATACCTCTGTCGAGAGGATGGAACAGGCGTTTGACATAAACTCTG GAGGAAAGGAACGTTTACTGATTCATAGGACCAGCTTTCCAATGCAGCTTAAGAAAGGGAAACTACTTTAA
- the LOC141695180 gene encoding uncharacterized protein LOC141695180 isoform X1, which translates to MRLVVEMVLNGKIQENRNYNDGGTSNGYSTSSGHQHGNFGSIHSHNSPNRFYVSRAPVIAPPGFSGSTRAPPPCYTSVERMEQAFDINSGYRRMHIYCPPASAFIIHALHFISSLSKPSFYNLHA; encoded by the exons ATGCGTTTGGTGGTGGAAATGGTTCTGAATGGTAAAATACAG GAAAATAGAAACTATAATGATGGTGGCACTAGCAATGGTTATTCTACTTCGAGTGGCCATCAACATGGTAATTTTGGAAGCATCCATTCGCATAATTCACCTAACAGGTTTTATG TTTCCAGAGCACCTGTAATAGCTCCTCCTGGATTTTCAGGGTCTACTAGAGCTCCACCTCCATGCTATACCTCTGTCGAGAGGATGGAACAGGCGTTTGACATAAACTCTG GTTATAGGCGAATGCACATATATTGCCCTCCTGCCTCAGCCTTTATTATCCATGCACTTCATTTCATAAGTTCTCTCAGCAAGCCCTCGTTTTATAATCTTCATGCTTAG